A single bacterium DNA region contains:
- a CDS encoding DUF4175 domain-containing protein, whose translation MNNESEKTFILRLKAYRRQQKRRRLGTALAQALILLAPLWLALLAINGALLLPSWLRWAVLLTAALGSLTWLLHQAGRAFYLWAFQPGTPSLNQVALEVGSHYASVHDRLANALQLLAKLDHNQEAYSPDLIQAAFAEVAAQLKGFDFFACGRNTQDRRTYLRLGQSVGISLLLAVLLGQNLTRGAVRLFSPQRDFYQTAALPYSVLPGDVTVIKGQDFVVRVVPSAPWLSEPQLQVRRDDRLENVDLLKGVLDTLQYRFTAVHDSFVYRIHNGRMKSRWYRVSVAELVMIRSLQVMLIPPPYSRQEPVMLPENSGDVSALAGTRIEIQAETNGLVDTARVEFASARSLPMEISGRHLRASFALQRDDRYRLYLSDHRGWPSAPQIEYHLRVVPDQPPFVRLLAPGRDVDLGEDMQLPLAIEAQDDYGLSAMYLLYQVLAAGEAALDSARFVRERLPLSAVDHSHLAFTWDLSSSPLLPNESVLYAVQVFDNDQVSGPKAAITPYYRARFPSLYEMYEELASNQTDAIAQMESIYERSQELKRDVEEMQRELQRDPHIDWHRKQQLDDAGSKQEQIKGDLQHLSESLDQMLEKMEKNALASWETLKKYEDLQQLFREIMTPELQKAMHELAEAMQKLDPQLINTALEQYRLSAEDMNQNLDRAISLLKRFKIEQQLDQAVRTAQKLAEEQKQISETPEQPGAQQRQKELRDHVAELEKMLDAVNRQMANEPGMPQQEVQQAQDRLGSKEMGERLQEMQERLQRGASEGLTALSEPIQNELNGAAQELQQAKDKLSGAQQQRAMQALQRGMKDLLSLSQKQEDLLNRTESTQSSTHDIRAIAEEQQNVASALNRVMDQIFNASKESLQIDPQIGGALGQASQSMAQSLEALESRNHVAAAGRQGQAMSQLNRAAKQMYSAMQSMMPGGSGGMSMEQFIQQMQSLSKGQQGVNQQTLALGMDGAMGSGQQEAMARLAAEQAQLRKSLEQLAQESGNLAGSGGRLEKMIEDMKKVEQDLGRQITRNTVKRQEQILSRMLDAQKSLREREYSKDRRAETGRSYSTISPGELPADLGDRKQKWQQDFLRAKKEGYSRDYLELIKQYYEALFEKEQPNH comes from the coding sequence GTGAACAACGAGAGTGAAAAAACATTTATCCTCCGACTGAAGGCCTACCGCAGACAGCAAAAACGGCGGCGCCTGGGTACCGCGCTGGCACAGGCGTTGATCCTTTTGGCACCGCTTTGGCTGGCCCTGTTGGCCATCAACGGCGCCTTGCTGTTGCCCTCCTGGCTTCGTTGGGCGGTTTTACTCACCGCAGCCCTCGGATCCCTGACCTGGCTGCTGCACCAGGCCGGCCGTGCGTTTTATTTGTGGGCTTTTCAGCCTGGCACCCCTTCGCTCAACCAAGTGGCGCTGGAGGTGGGTTCTCACTATGCGTCGGTGCATGATCGTCTGGCCAATGCCCTGCAGCTGCTCGCCAAACTGGACCATAATCAGGAGGCCTATTCTCCGGATCTGATCCAGGCCGCCTTCGCCGAGGTGGCGGCCCAGCTCAAAGGTTTTGATTTCTTCGCCTGTGGCCGCAATACGCAGGACCGGCGTACTTACTTGAGACTGGGGCAAAGCGTGGGCATCTCATTATTGCTGGCTGTGCTGCTGGGACAAAATTTGACGCGCGGCGCGGTCCGGCTGTTCTCTCCGCAGCGCGATTTTTATCAGACAGCGGCACTGCCCTATTCCGTTCTGCCTGGGGATGTCACGGTGATCAAGGGTCAGGATTTTGTCGTGCGCGTTGTGCCCTCTGCGCCCTGGCTCAGCGAGCCGCAACTGCAGGTTCGCCGGGATGACCGCCTGGAGAACGTTGATCTGCTGAAAGGCGTGCTCGACACACTGCAGTATCGCTTCACCGCGGTGCATGATTCATTTGTCTACCGCATTCATAACGGCAGAATGAAAAGCCGATGGTATCGAGTGTCTGTGGCAGAGCTGGTGATGATCCGGTCCCTTCAGGTCATGCTGATTCCGCCGCCCTATTCACGACAAGAACCGGTGATGCTGCCGGAGAACAGCGGCGATGTATCTGCACTGGCGGGAACACGCATAGAGATACAGGCCGAGACCAATGGTCTGGTGGATACTGCCCGGGTGGAATTCGCTTCTGCCCGTTCATTGCCAATGGAGATCTCCGGCAGGCACTTGCGGGCTTCCTTTGCGCTGCAGCGCGACGATCGATACCGGCTTTATCTGTCGGACCATCGCGGATGGCCGTCAGCGCCGCAGATTGAGTATCATCTGCGCGTGGTGCCGGACCAGCCCCCTTTTGTTCGTTTGCTGGCGCCTGGCCGCGATGTGGATTTGGGAGAAGATATGCAGTTGCCGCTGGCGATCGAGGCCCAGGACGACTATGGCTTGTCCGCCATGTATCTGCTCTATCAGGTACTGGCAGCCGGAGAGGCGGCGCTCGACAGCGCGCGGTTTGTCCGTGAGCGGCTGCCATTGAGCGCCGTAGACCACAGCCATCTGGCTTTTACCTGGGATCTTTCTTCATCACCATTGCTGCCCAACGAAAGCGTGCTGTATGCGGTTCAGGTCTTTGATAATGATCAGGTCAGCGGTCCCAAGGCTGCGATCACTCCGTACTATCGCGCACGGTTTCCGTCGTTGTACGAGATGTATGAAGAACTGGCGTCCAACCAGACGGACGCGATTGCGCAAATGGAATCGATCTATGAACGAAGCCAAGAGCTGAAAAGAGATGTGGAGGAGATGCAGCGGGAGCTACAGCGTGATCCGCATATCGATTGGCACCGCAAGCAGCAGCTGGATGATGCCGGCAGTAAGCAGGAGCAGATCAAAGGGGATTTACAGCATCTGTCCGAGTCCTTGGATCAAATGCTGGAAAAGATGGAAAAAAATGCGCTGGCCTCCTGGGAGACGCTGAAAAAATATGAGGATCTGCAGCAACTGTTTCGCGAGATCATGACGCCGGAACTGCAGAAGGCGATGCATGAACTGGCCGAGGCCATGCAAAAGCTGGATCCGCAGCTGATCAATACGGCGCTGGAACAATACCGTCTGTCCGCTGAGGACATGAACCAAAATCTCGATCGTGCTATCTCTTTGCTCAAGCGATTCAAAATAGAACAGCAGCTGGATCAAGCAGTGCGCACGGCTCAAAAGCTGGCGGAAGAACAAAAGCAGATCAGTGAAACGCCGGAGCAGCCCGGCGCACAACAGCGGCAAAAGGAGCTGCGCGACCACGTGGCGGAATTGGAGAAAATGCTGGATGCCGTCAATCGACAAATGGCGAACGAACCAGGTATGCCGCAGCAGGAGGTGCAGCAGGCGCAGGACCGGCTCGGATCTAAGGAGATGGGGGAGCGGTTGCAGGAGATGCAGGAGCGGTTGCAGCGCGGCGCATCCGAGGGTTTGACGGCATTGTCAGAACCCATTCAGAACGAATTAAACGGGGCGGCCCAAGAACTGCAACAGGCGAAGGACAAGTTATCCGGCGCACAGCAGCAGCGCGCCATGCAGGCGTTGCAGCGCGGCATGAAGGATTTGTTGTCGCTGTCGCAAAAGCAGGAGGATCTACTCAACCGCACCGAATCCACTCAATCTTCGACCCACGATATCCGCGCGATTGCTGAGGAGCAGCAGAATGTCGCCTCCGCGCTGAACCGGGTGATGGATCAGATCTTTAACGCGTCCAAAGAAAGTTTGCAGATCGATCCGCAGATCGGAGGCGCATTGGGTCAGGCTTCGCAGAGCATGGCCCAGTCCCTGGAGGCTTTGGAATCGCGCAATCACGTTGCTGCCGCCGGGCGGCAGGGCCAGGCCATGTCGCAGCTCAATCGTGCGGCCAAGCAGATGTACTCCGCCATGCAATCCATGATGCCGGGCGGCAGCGGCGGAATGAGCATGGAGCAGTTCATCCAGCAGATGCAATCTTTGTCCAAGGGACAGCAGGGCGTCAATCAGCAGACGCTGGCCTTGGGCATGGATGGTGCCATGGGCAGCGGGCAGCAGGAGGCGATGGCCAGGCTGGCTGCCGAACAGGCGCAGCTGCGCAAGTCGCTTGAGCAATTGGCTCAAGAGTCCGGAAATCTTGCCGGCTCCGGCGGTCGGTTGGAGAAAATGATTGAAGACATGAAAAAGGTGGAGCAAGATCTCGGCCGCCAGATCACTCGCAACACCGTCAAACGGCAGGAACAGATACTTTCCCGTATGCTGGATGCGCAAAAATCCCTACGCGAACGAGAATACAGCAAAGACCGGCGCGCAGAGACCGGCCGATCCTATTCGACGATCAGCCCAGGTGAGCTGCCAGCGGATCTAGGCGACCGCAAGCAAAAGTGGCAGCAGGACTTTCTGCGGGCGAAAAAGGAGGGATACAGCCGCGACTATTTGGAGCTTATCAAGCAATATTATGAGGCTTTGTTTGAAAAAGAGCAACCCAACCATTAA
- a CDS encoding DUF4159 domain-containing protein translates to MKNAAILMFSILLFYAAGGWTQTPVDSEAFTVARLKYGGGGDWYNDASMIPNLLDYFQRVTGARCAKQEGRVSLLDENLFIYPVLFMTGHGRIFFTDREAARLRQYLQSGGFLFADDDYGMDEHFRREMKKVFPDKALLAIPFSHPVFHSFYSFAKGLPKTHEHDGGSPEAWGYFHSGRLVVLYSYNANISDGWADPEVHKDPPEVREQALQMGVNILFYAMTQ, encoded by the coding sequence ATGAAAAACGCAGCGATTTTAATGTTCAGTATCCTTTTGTTCTACGCTGCCGGCGGGTGGACGCAGACCCCGGTCGATTCTGAGGCGTTCACGGTCGCCCGATTAAAGTACGGCGGCGGCGGGGACTGGTATAACGACGCTTCGATGATCCCCAATCTTTTAGACTATTTCCAGCGCGTGACCGGCGCGCGCTGCGCGAAGCAAGAGGGGCGCGTTTCGCTGCTGGATGAGAATTTATTTATTTATCCGGTGCTCTTTATGACCGGCCATGGGCGCATCTTTTTCACCGACCGGGAGGCCGCCCGCTTGCGGCAGTATTTGCAGAGTGGCGGCTTTCTATTTGCGGACGATGACTATGGTATGGATGAGCATTTTCGCCGCGAGATGAAGAAGGTTTTTCCGGACAAGGCGTTGCTAGCCATCCCTTTCTCTCATCCGGTTTTTCATTCTTTTTACTCTTTTGCAAAAGGTTTGCCAAAGACCCATGAACACGATGGCGGTTCGCCTGAGGCTTGGGGGTATTTTCATTCCGGAAGGCTGGTGGTTTTGTATTCCTATAACGCAAACATCTCCGATGGATGGGCAGACCCGGAGGTGCACAAGGATCCGCCCGAGGTACGGGAACAGGCCCTGCAGATGGGCGTAAATATTTTATTCTATGCCATGACTCAATAA